The following DNA comes from Oceanococcus atlanticus.
AGGCTCGCTGAAAAACTCCATCGGCGGGGCTTCGGGCGGCTGGCGTATGACCCGGCCGAGGACCTGCATACGCAGGGCTTCATCCAGCTCTTCGTAGTCGTCACAAACCCCAGTTTCGCGCAGCAGGGCCGCCACCGCTTCTTCGTGCCGCGGCGATTCCTGACGGATATCCAGCCGCGCCAGCGAGAAGCCGAACGCTTCGGCGGCGTAGATCAGATCCTTGAGACGGCGGTCGGCGATGTTGGCGTCACCGTGGCTGCACAGGGACGCGTGAATCAGCTTGAGATCATCGACCAGCGCCTGGCTGCTGGGATAGCCCCCGGATGCGCGGTGCGAACGCCGAGCCCGGTTCTCCAGTTCCTGCTGCACCTGCCGACTCATCGCCTGCAAGCGCTGGCGCATCAGATACAGCTTGCGCCGGTACGGCTCCTGACTGAAACGCTCGGGCAAGGCGCCGGTGCGCTCCAGAAAGGCCTGCTCGTCAGCGGCCAGGGCCTCTTCAAACGCCGGCGTCGGCGTACACCAGCGCCGCGCATGCGAAAGCTCATCCATCAAGGCATCGGTTTCGCGCAGGTAAAAACCCAGCACTTCCCGGATCTGCATGCGCAGGGCATACCAGGTGGTGTGCACGGTCACGAAGGGGTTGCCATCACGATCACCCCCCACCCACGAGCCGAAACGCAGGAACGGCGGAAAGCGCACGGTCTGCTCAAAGTGACGCCCCAGCGCGCGTTCAAGATTGCGACACAACACCGGCACCGCAGCAAAGATCGACTGATGGAAGTAATGCAAGGTGTTGCGGATTTCGTCTTCAGCGGTGGGGCGCTGACCGCGCAACTCCTCGGTCTTCCACAGGATCTGAATTTCCCGACTGATCGCATCCAGCACCTCCGGCGACTCACCCAGCTCCAGCGCCTCGTTGGAGGTGAAGATGCGGCGCAGGGATTCCATCACGGTGCGACTTTTGGCTTCGGTGGGATGTGCGGTAAACACCGCGTTGTAGCGCATCTGCCCGAGCAGTTGCGACATCTCGCGCGCATCCATGCCGGCCTCGACGGCGCAGCCCAGCGCTTCGTCGAACGAACCCACCCACAAACGCCCGCCACCCTCGACCTGACGGCGACGCCCGCGGTGCTGACACAGCTCATCCGCCACGTTGACCAGCTGGAAGTAGATGGCAAAGGCGCGGATGACCTGCATCAGGGTTTCTGCATCCAGCGACTCGATCAGCGAACCCAGTGCATCCAGCGTGTCGGCGGCGTTTTCCTGTCCCGCACGCAGGGCTATGAAGCCGGTGCGCAGCTCCTCGACAACTTCAAACACCCCGGGACGGGCATGTTCGGCAATCACATTGCCGAGCAACTTGCCCAGCAGTTTGACCCGCGCACGCAGGGTGAAATCCTCGGCATCGACGGCCATGGTGTTCATCAACGCAACTCCTCAAGAGCAGAACCTGGATCTTCCCCGCCATCACCGGCCAGCGGATCGGCGGGGTGTGAGGCCTGAGCTGGACGGCCGCAGGCAATCGCCACCGCGCGGCGCGCCCGCTCGGTGATGGCCGCCCAGTCACGCCGGGCAATGAGATCATCCGGCGCCAGCCAGCTGCCGCCGACGCAGGGCACATTGGGCAGCGCCAGATAGCGCGCCATATCGTCCTCGCCGACGCCGCCGGTGGGACAGAATTCGACATCCGGCAGCGGGCCGGCGAAGGCCTTGAGCGCATCCACGCCACCGGCCGCCCGGGCCGGAAACAGTTTCAGCGCGCGAAAACCTGCGTCACTTGCACGCATGACCTCGGTGGGGGTCATCACACCGGGCAACAGCGGGATCGGACGCGGCGCCTCAAGCAGCGCCGGAGGCAAGCCGGGTGAGACCGCGAAAGCCGCACCAACCTGCGCGCTGGCCAGCAAATCCGCAGCGCTGCGCACGGTGCCGGCCCCGACCACCACACCGGGCAGCTGAGCCATGGCCTCGATCGCGGCCAGCGCACAATCGCTGCGCAGGGTCACCTCAAGGTAAGGCAAA
Coding sequences within:
- the eda gene encoding bifunctional 4-hydroxy-2-oxoglutarate aldolase/2-dehydro-3-deoxy-phosphogluconate aldolase, with protein sequence MSLLRIQDVMHGAPVIPVLVVRDLQVAQPLAEALLEGGLPYLEVTLRSDCALAAIEAMAQLPGVVVGAGTVRSAADLLASAQVGAAFAVSPGLPPALLEAPRPIPLLPGVMTPTEVMRASDAGFRALKLFPARAAGGVDALKAFAGPLPDVEFCPTGGVGEDDMARYLALPNVPCVGGSWLAPDDLIARRDWAAITERARRAVAIACGRPAQASHPADPLAGDGGEDPGSALEELR
- the ppc gene encoding phosphoenolpyruvate carboxylase; the encoded protein is MNTMAVDAEDFTLRARVKLLGKLLGNVIAEHARPGVFEVVEELRTGFIALRAGQENAADTLDALGSLIESLDAETLMQVIRAFAIYFQLVNVADELCQHRGRRRQVEGGGRLWVGSFDEALGCAVEAGMDAREMSQLLGQMRYNAVFTAHPTEAKSRTVMESLRRIFTSNEALELGESPEVLDAISREIQILWKTEELRGQRPTAEDEIRNTLHYFHQSIFAAVPVLCRNLERALGRHFEQTVRFPPFLRFGSWVGGDRDGNPFVTVHTTWYALRMQIREVLGFYLRETDALMDELSHARRWCTPTPAFEEALAADEQAFLERTGALPERFSQEPYRRKLYLMRQRLQAMSRQVQQELENRARRSHRASGGYPSSQALVDDLKLIHASLCSHGDANIADRRLKDLIYAAEAFGFSLARLDIRQESPRHEEAVAALLRETGVCDDYEELDEALRMQVLGRVIRQPPEAPPMEFFSEPVRQVLEPIRMMAQAQNVFGDEVFGAYVISMAHAASDVLEVMALASVYRLTGWNADGAVCRIRISPLFETIQDLAHIRPVMQTLLGDPLYREMLDASGGDQEVMLGYSDSCKDGGILASSWNLYRAQREVTRLCQEQGVGCLLFHGRGGTVGRGGGPTHASILAQPPGTVNGRIKFTEQGEMIFYRYNNPETAVYELTVGVAGVIKHALKAEDAPQPFLDTMARLAEVGERCYRDLTEHTDGFFDYFYEATPVSDIGSMNIGSRPSHRRQAERGKSSIRAIPWVFAWSQSRHTLPGWLGVGSALEQITGEDPEALSRLRHMAREWPYFANFLNNTQMGLSKADMDIAARYAAMGGEQARPIFEAIRAEYHRTREQILAITGQQELLGDDPVLARSLERRRPYLDPLNAIQTLLIQRCRQRPDDPVWKEALLRSINGIAAGMRNTG